From a single Pseudoalteromonas nigrifaciens genomic region:
- the yjgA gene encoding ribosome biogenesis factor YjgA: MAKKKSKPADIEEEIEYVSKTELKREAQEFHQLGTEIAKMGKKQRERLPLNDDLKAAMVVADKISNKSDAYRRHLNYIAKTLRTVENIDAIRSIIDVMLNKNNQAEVLVKKIEQLRADLIEQGDDLINETIEQFPSLDRQQMRQLVRNAAKEAKDEKPGRGYKELFQYLKDAHQVTY, translated from the coding sequence ATGGCGAAGAAAAAAAGCAAGCCTGCTGATATTGAAGAAGAAATTGAATATGTCTCAAAAACCGAACTGAAGCGTGAAGCACAAGAATTTCATCAGTTAGGGACTGAAATTGCCAAAATGGGTAAAAAGCAGCGTGAGCGCTTGCCATTAAATGATGATTTAAAAGCCGCAATGGTTGTTGCCGATAAAATTAGCAATAAAAGCGATGCTTATCGTCGTCATTTAAACTACATAGCTAAAACACTGCGCACCGTAGAGAACATCGATGCTATAAGATCAATTATCGATGTTATGCTTAATAAAAATAACCAAGCTGAAGTGTTGGTCAAAAAAATTGAGCAATTACGTGCAGACCTAATTGAACAAGGTGATGACCTAATCAATGAGACTATAGAGCAGTTCCCATCGCTTGATCGTCAACAAATGCGCCAGCTAGTTCGTAATGCAGCTAAAGAAGCGAAAGATGAAAAACCTGGTAGAGGTTACAAAGAGCTATTTCAATATTTGAAAGATGCCCATCAAGTTACTTACTAA
- a CDS encoding YceI family protein, giving the protein MFKALAIAGLSLSSLVISNIAQADWQLVNDKSQLSFVSIKKNSIAEANHFTNIEGKLSDKGEFSVNVDLTSAETLIPIRNERLTKLLFEADTFANAILTADLASQLSSIKKPGQYVLKGINAELDFHGNKKPLTIDVLVSSAENGDLSVSSFSPIIINSNDFAITEGIMELQKLAGLPSIATAVPVTFALTFKKQ; this is encoded by the coding sequence ATGTTTAAAGCATTAGCTATTGCAGGTTTGTCGTTATCAAGTTTAGTTATTTCTAATATCGCTCAGGCCGATTGGCAGTTAGTAAACGATAAAAGCCAATTAAGCTTTGTTTCTATCAAAAAAAATAGTATTGCTGAAGCAAATCACTTTACTAATATTGAAGGCAAGTTATCAGATAAAGGTGAGTTTAGTGTAAATGTAGACTTAACCTCGGCAGAAACACTGATCCCCATTCGTAATGAGCGTTTAACAAAATTATTATTTGAAGCCGATACATTTGCAAATGCCATATTAACCGCAGATCTAGCATCGCAGCTCAGCAGTATTAAAAAACCTGGCCAGTATGTGCTTAAAGGGATTAATGCGGAACTTGATTTTCATGGTAATAAAAAGCCGCTTACTATAGATGTGCTGGTTAGCAGTGCAGAAAATGGTGATTTAAGTGTGTCTTCTTTCAGTCCTATTATTATTAATAGTAATGATTTTGCAATTACAGAGGGCATTATGGAATTACAAAAATTAGCGGGTTTACCGTCAATTGCGACTGCCGTACCTGTTACTTTTGCACTGACATTTAAAAAGCAGTGA
- the ltrA gene encoding group II intron reverse transcriptase/maturase: MTVYYSLYGQLLDINNLYKGFKKVKAAKGAAGIDRQSIAAFALNLEENLKQLQGELQSKQYRAQPVKRIEIPKDDGGVRLLGIPTVRDRIVQQTLLNILQPLFDIDFHPSSYGYRPKRSCHDAISKATVFIRKYHREWVVDMDLSKCFDLLDHDLIISSVKSKVTDGSILKLLKQFLKSGVMIGNNWEASELGSPQGGVISPLLANIYLDAFDQEMKKRNHRIVRYADDILILCCTEKAAKNALTVATQILEKGLKLTVNEKKTHIAHSSEGVKFLGVEIGSNWTRIQATKLKGFKQRVKRLTKRNSGMNLIEVIKRLNPVVRGFVNYFSIANCKRVLNLLARWVRRRLRAIQLRLWKNPARLHKRLKQLGKKPPFKFIKMNSWRNSLSPLSNVAMPNQWFEEQGLYSMEKVSTGWLAQSAFRK; this comes from the coding sequence ATGACAGTTTACTACAGCTTGTATGGGCAATTATTAGATATTAATAACCTGTACAAGGGATTCAAAAAAGTGAAAGCAGCGAAAGGAGCGGCCGGAATAGATAGGCAGTCCATAGCCGCGTTCGCCTTGAATTTAGAAGAAAACTTGAAACAACTGCAAGGTGAACTGCAAAGCAAGCAGTATCGCGCACAGCCAGTCAAACGGATAGAAATACCGAAAGATGATGGTGGTGTGAGACTGCTGGGAATTCCAACAGTTCGCGACCGCATAGTACAACAAACACTATTGAACATTCTCCAACCGCTCTTCGACATCGACTTTCACCCATCAAGTTATGGGTACAGGCCGAAACGAAGTTGTCATGACGCCATCAGCAAAGCCACGGTATTTATTCGTAAATATCACCGTGAGTGGGTGGTTGATATGGATCTGTCGAAGTGTTTTGACCTACTCGATCACGACTTGATCATAAGCAGCGTCAAAAGCAAAGTGACAGACGGTAGCATCTTAAAACTGCTCAAACAGTTTTTAAAAAGCGGAGTAATGATAGGCAATAATTGGGAAGCGAGTGAGCTAGGAAGTCCACAAGGTGGTGTTATCAGTCCACTGTTGGCGAATATCTACCTAGATGCATTTGATCAAGAAATGAAAAAGCGAAATCACAGAATAGTGAGGTACGCCGACGACATATTGATCTTATGCTGCACAGAAAAAGCAGCCAAGAATGCACTCACAGTAGCGACTCAGATACTCGAAAAAGGCTTAAAGTTAACAGTCAACGAAAAGAAAACGCACATAGCGCATAGTAGTGAAGGCGTAAAATTTTTGGGAGTGGAGATAGGCAGTAATTGGACGCGTATCCAAGCCACAAAACTCAAAGGCTTTAAACAAAGAGTTAAACGATTAACAAAGCGAAATAGTGGCATGAACTTAATTGAAGTAATAAAAAGACTCAATCCAGTGGTGCGCGGCTTTGTAAATTATTTCAGTATAGCCAATTGTAAACGAGTGCTAAATTTGTTGGCAAGGTGGGTGAGACGACGATTAAGGGCAATTCAGTTAAGGTTGTGGAAAAACCCAGCGAGGTTGCATAAGCGACTAAAACAATTAGGGAAAAAGCCGCCATTTAAGTTCATCAAAATGAACTCATGGCGAAACTCTCTAAGTCCATTATCGAATGTAGCGATGCCAAACCAATGGTTTGAGGAGCAAGGTTTATATTCAATGGAAAAAGTAAGTACAGGATGGCTTGCTCAATCGGCGTTTAGAAAATAA
- a CDS encoding DUF2489 domain-containing protein, which produces MSTAVILALFVGAAIIVGLAFYAGQLLYKLSAQKKLIVKKQAEQQQKLKQSRLKRNAKLADSIHLIARAMHEQQCEFSEGCLRIWVLMSQYGFEDEQDLTTKYSGIYKMYQVVKEMPTHDARKKYTKKEIFKLDTARWRAEETHKDEIIADCAKIIIEFKAAPGSENVVFN; this is translated from the coding sequence ATGAGTACAGCGGTGATCTTAGCCTTATTTGTAGGTGCTGCTATTATAGTGGGCTTAGCATTTTATGCGGGTCAGTTGCTTTATAAGTTAAGCGCGCAAAAAAAACTGATTGTTAAAAAGCAGGCTGAGCAACAGCAAAAGCTTAAGCAGTCGCGTTTAAAGCGTAACGCCAAATTAGCCGACAGCATTCATTTAATCGCGCGTGCAATGCATGAACAGCAGTGTGAGTTTTCAGAAGGCTGTTTACGTATTTGGGTACTTATGTCGCAATATGGTTTTGAAGACGAGCAAGATTTAACGACAAAATACTCGGGCATTTATAAAATGTACCAAGTAGTTAAAGAAATGCCGACTCATGATGCGCGTAAAAAATATACCAAAAAAGAAATATTTAAGTTAGATACAGCTCGCTGGCGTGCCGAAGAGACACATAAAGATGAGATTATAGCTGACTGTGCTAAAATTATTATTGAGTTTAAAGCCGCCCCTGGCAGCGAAAACGTGGTATTTAATTAA
- the yihI gene encoding Der GTPase-activating protein YihI encodes MSRTKKSRKSPANGPVRLSQDKLKEMRALKEQRVKKTKGAKPGSRNTPELLNDDSQKSNTGTKDKRIGSKKPVPLIAVAAAPKVEIKRNLKPTVELKKSAEPEFTPEQELEALENDERLLKLVERHENGEMLTGKDAKYFNSRIARHQALCKLLGIEDEDEEEFEDDFSEESNSDFDQYLSNDLANEWLDEEDK; translated from the coding sequence ATGAGTAGAACTAAAAAGTCACGCAAAAGCCCAGCAAATGGACCAGTACGTTTAAGCCAAGATAAGCTTAAAGAAATGCGTGCATTAAAAGAGCAACGTGTTAAAAAAACCAAAGGTGCTAAGCCTGGATCTCGTAATACCCCTGAGCTATTAAATGATGATAGCCAAAAAAGTAACACGGGAACTAAAGATAAACGCATTGGCAGTAAAAAACCTGTGCCATTAATAGCTGTTGCAGCTGCACCTAAAGTAGAAATAAAACGTAACTTAAAGCCAACTGTTGAGCTTAAAAAGTCAGCAGAGCCAGAGTTTACGCCTGAGCAAGAGCTAGAAGCACTTGAAAATGATGAGCGCTTACTTAAATTAGTAGAGCGTCATGAAAATGGCGAAATGCTAACGGGTAAAGATGCTAAGTACTTTAATAGTCGTATTGCTCGTCATCAAGCATTGTGTAAATTGCTTGGTATCGAGGATGAAGATGAAGAAGAGTTTGAAGATGACTTTAGCGAAGAAAGTAATTCAGACTTCGATCAGTATTTATCGAACGATCTTGCTAACGAATGGTTAGACGAAGAAGACAAGTAA
- the yihA gene encoding ribosome biogenesis GTP-binding protein YihA/YsxC, with protein MLKSRIKYNTASFVTSAPDITKLPADTGIEVAFAGRSNAGKSSALNALTDQKLARTSKTPGRTQLINTFELADVDDMRLIDLPGYGFAKVPIEMKKKWQKSLGEYLQKRQSLKGIVILMDIRHPLKDLDRDLINWAISSEIPVLALLTKADKFKQGPRQSQVLKVRRELSALDGDITVHAFSSLKGTGLPDVAKKLDEWFLGPVVAVPPAEKILNDDTNPAS; from the coding sequence GTGCTCAAATCTCGTATCAAATATAATACCGCGTCTTTCGTTACAAGCGCTCCAGACATTACTAAATTACCTGCTGATACGGGAATTGAAGTTGCGTTTGCCGGTCGCTCCAATGCAGGTAAATCAAGTGCTCTTAATGCACTTACCGACCAAAAATTAGCGCGTACCAGTAAAACTCCTGGACGTACTCAGCTAATAAATACCTTTGAACTTGCTGATGTTGATGACATGCGCCTTATCGATTTACCAGGCTATGGCTTTGCTAAAGTACCAATTGAAATGAAAAAGAAATGGCAGAAGTCGCTAGGCGAATATTTACAAAAGCGTCAGAGTTTAAAAGGTATTGTAATTTTAATGGATATTCGTCATCCATTAAAAGATTTAGACCGTGATTTAATTAATTGGGCTATTAGCAGTGAAATTCCTGTTTTAGCGCTATTAACTAAAGCAGACAAATTTAAACAAGGTCCGCGTCAATCACAAGTACTTAAAGTTCGCCGTGAATTAAGCGCCCTTGATGGTGATATTACGGTACATGCATTTTCATCACTAAAAGGTACTGGCTTGCCAGACGTTGCCAAAAAACTTGATGAATGGTTTTTAGGCCCAGTTGTAGCGGTACCACCTGCTGAAAAAATACTTAACGATGACACTAACCCAGCAAGCTAA
- a CDS encoding DUF721 domain-containing protein, translating to MAKDRYAPKPLTDIMAGLNNRLSAYAGKSQALDTQQTLLKDFLGPKLGDKCRVSNYRDGTLMIEAVSAPIALRLNYLKMDMLSHFRAAGMAELGQIKITANPQATQRLGAVSKTINTPITNSRKMSEQTADYLNAIAASAPPSLKEKLERLALHAKRKT from the coding sequence ATGGCTAAAGACAGGTATGCGCCAAAACCATTAACTGACATTATGGCAGGACTGAATAACCGCTTGTCGGCTTATGCAGGTAAAAGCCAAGCACTCGATACCCAGCAAACCTTACTTAAAGACTTTTTAGGCCCCAAACTGGGTGATAAATGCCGCGTGAGTAACTACCGCGATGGTACTTTAATGATCGAAGCGGTATCTGCGCCTATTGCGCTTAGACTAAATTACTTAAAAATGGATATGCTCTCGCATTTTAGAGCCGCGGGCATGGCTGAGCTTGGGCAAATAAAAATTACCGCTAATCCACAAGCAACACAACGCTTGGGCGCAGTAAGTAAAACCATTAATACCCCAATAACTAATTCTCGTAAAATGAGCGAACAAACAGCCGATTATTTAAATGCCATAGCCGCCTCAGCCCCCCCTTCGCTAAAAGAAAAGTTAGAGCGTTTAGCGCTGCACGCAAAGCGTAAAACCTAG
- a CDS encoding c-type cytochrome produces MKKIALSLTILLGALSASNATAFEGDVNAGKEKSVTCAACHGPDGNAPINIYPKLAGQHADYIYKQLQDLKLGMTSGGKKGRMDPVMSAMAMPLSEQDMKDLSAYFASLNMSEEATPKDVVETGKILYKAGDADRGIPGCAACHGPRGNGSSLAKFPKVSFQHPGYVKAQLEKFRDGTRQNDLNGVMQDIAKKLTDKDIEVLSQYLGGLH; encoded by the coding sequence ATGAAAAAAATAGCACTATCTTTAACTATATTGCTTGGTGCGTTGTCAGCAAGCAACGCAACAGCATTTGAAGGCGATGTAAACGCAGGTAAAGAAAAATCAGTAACGTGTGCGGCTTGTCACGGCCCAGACGGTAATGCACCGATTAATATCTATCCTAAGCTTGCGGGTCAACATGCCGATTATATTTATAAGCAACTTCAAGACTTAAAACTAGGTATGACCTCAGGTGGCAAAAAAGGTCGTATGGATCCGGTTATGAGCGCAATGGCTATGCCATTAAGCGAACAGGATATGAAAGATTTGTCGGCTTATTTTGCATCACTAAACATGAGCGAAGAAGCTACGCCTAAAGACGTAGTTGAAACCGGTAAAATACTTTACAAAGCAGGTGATGCAGATCGTGGTATTCCAGGATGTGCTGCATGTCATGGCCCTCGTGGTAATGGCTCGTCACTTGCAAAATTTCCAAAAGTTTCTTTTCAGCATCCAGGTTACGTTAAAGCGCAACTTGAAAAATTTCGTGATGGCACACGCCAAAATGATTTAAATGGTGTGATGCAAGATATTGCAAAGAAATTAACAGATAAAGACATTGAAGTACTTTCGCAGTACTTAGGTGGCTTACACTAA
- a CDS encoding DUF1285 domain-containing protein: MISLSQLSKQLSEPSKPFDSWQPTHCGSLPMVINDQGQWFYAGSEITRPAMVKLFASVLCKEGEQFYLKTPVEKIAITVEDAPFIIVAWRFENTEQGQVLCCIDNLDRQWLISAEQPIYIQDYKDAAVPYIQLPYGCCARVARSVFYQWAEIAQTDKQGYFITSAGEPFYLS; encoded by the coding sequence GTGATTTCCCTTAGCCAACTAAGCAAGCAATTAAGCGAGCCAAGTAAACCCTTTGATAGTTGGCAACCAACTCACTGTGGATCATTGCCAATGGTTATTAACGACCAAGGGCAATGGTTTTATGCTGGCAGTGAAATAACACGCCCGGCTATGGTAAAGCTGTTTGCCTCGGTATTGTGTAAAGAGGGTGAGCAGTTTTATTTAAAAACGCCGGTCGAAAAAATAGCCATCACGGTTGAAGACGCCCCCTTTATTATTGTTGCCTGGCGATTTGAAAATACCGAGCAAGGACAAGTGCTTTGTTGTATAGATAACCTAGACAGACAATGGCTCATCAGTGCTGAGCAACCTATATATATACAAGACTACAAAGATGCAGCCGTGCCTTATATACAACTCCCTTATGGGTGCTGTGCACGCGTGGCAAGAAGTGTATTTTATCAATGGGCAGAAATAGCCCAGACAGACAAACAGGGTTATTTTATAACATCTGCCGGGGAGCCGTTTTATTTATCCTAA
- the pmbA gene encoding metalloprotease PmbA, whose product MKSQQHDPIYSQISQVKDAVAAVLEHAKKLGATAAEAAMSSTSGLSVSTRMGEVETIEFNQDGGLGISVYVGNNKGSASTADLSPKTLRTVVEKAIDIAKFTSDDPFNGVADKELLEFSPKDLDLYHPWDVSPEQGIEFCHAAEQAALNADERIVNSDGASFSSHQGLRVYGNSHGLIAGFPRTRHSISTMVIGKDGEQMQRDSAYTVARDQAGLNDAAAVGLEAAAETLAKLNSQKLGTMKVPVIFRADIANSLFGHLVSAIGGGALYRKSSFLLDSLGTQVFSNCVNIAERPHILKGLASSPFDSEGVKTFDREIIQGGELQTYLLASYAARKMNMTPTGHAGGIHNWLVEQTHSDLTALLKTMGTGLLVTELMGQGVNTVTGDYSRGAAGFWVENGEIQYPVSEITIAGNLKDMFKGISAIGGDIERRGGIQTGSVLIEQMQIAGA is encoded by the coding sequence ATGAAAAGCCAACAACACGATCCAATTTATTCTCAAATATCTCAAGTAAAAGATGCGGTAGCAGCAGTGCTCGAGCATGCGAAAAAACTCGGTGCCACAGCGGCAGAAGCGGCTATGTCTAGCACTTCAGGGCTGTCGGTTAGCACTCGCATGGGCGAAGTAGAAACCATTGAGTTTAACCAAGATGGCGGTTTAGGCATTAGTGTGTATGTAGGTAATAATAAAGGCTCTGCGTCTACCGCAGATTTAAGCCCTAAAACGCTACGCACTGTGGTTGAAAAAGCCATTGATATTGCAAAATTCACCTCAGACGACCCTTTTAACGGTGTTGCAGATAAAGAGCTACTTGAGTTTTCACCCAAAGATCTCGATTTATACCATCCATGGGATGTAAGCCCAGAGCAAGGTATTGAGTTTTGTCATGCTGCAGAGCAAGCAGCGTTAAATGCGGATGAGCGCATTGTTAACTCAGACGGCGCAAGTTTTTCATCGCACCAAGGTTTGCGTGTTTATGGCAATAGCCATGGTTTAATTGCTGGTTTTCCGCGTACTCGCCACAGCATAAGTACTATGGTAATTGGTAAAGATGGCGAGCAAATGCAACGCGACTCTGCTTACACCGTAGCACGCGATCAAGCTGGTTTAAATGATGCCGCAGCAGTGGGGCTTGAAGCTGCAGCCGAAACTTTAGCTAAATTAAATAGCCAAAAATTAGGCACCATGAAAGTACCGGTAATATTTAGAGCTGACATTGCTAATTCATTATTTGGCCATTTAGTGTCGGCCATTGGTGGTGGTGCGCTGTATCGTAAATCGAGTTTTTTACTCGATAGCCTAGGTACACAAGTATTTAGCAATTGCGTAAATATTGCCGAGCGTCCGCATATACTCAAAGGGCTCGCATCGTCGCCGTTTGACAGCGAAGGTGTTAAAACCTTTGATAGAGAAATCATTCAAGGTGGCGAGTTACAAACTTACCTACTTGCAAGCTATGCTGCGCGTAAAATGAATATGACACCAACAGGGCACGCTGGCGGTATACATAACTGGTTAGTTGAGCAAACACATAGCGATTTAACCGCGCTACTTAAAACCATGGGTACAGGCTTATTAGTAACAGAGCTAATGGGGCAGGGCGTAAATACAGTAACTGGTGATTACTCGCGTGGTGCGGCTGGTTTTTGGGTAGAAAATGGCGAAATCCAATATCCAGTAAGCGAAATTACCATTGCCGGTAACTTAAAAGATATGTTTAAAGGAATATCAGCTATTGGTGGCGACATAGAGCGCCGTGGTGGCATTCAAACTGGCTCTGTGTTAATTGAACAAATGCAAATAGCGGGCGCTTAG
- the hemN gene encoding oxygen-independent coproporphyrinogen III oxidase, which yields MIKLPKWDQTLINKYNVSGPRYTSYPTALSLTEGYQQQDLLSAIESSNSRALSLYIHIPFCSQLCYYCGCNKIITRHQSKADTYLDFLAIEIAAQAPLFKDYTLEQLHLGGGTPTFLTTQQMSRLVKLLELHFNFTDATERGIEIDPRSLADNMLVDLSNLGFNRVSFGIQDFNDEVQLAVNRPQNADTVKQLITQARELGFKSINADMIYGLPLQTPQSFKQTIEQLLELSPDRVSVFNYAHLPERFAAQRKIKDADLPSAHNKLTMFKNTLEQMTQAGYQFIGMDHFAKVNNELAVAQNAGQLHRNFQGYTTHGNCDLLGLGVSSISQIGTAILQNQKELKHYYHSVETQSGCAITKGMHLSADDVIRADAIKQLICQFELDMEAFSAKHALNFNHYFADALTAIEPLIADGMVTIENNMISVTARGNLFIRIICMCFDAHLQKQLNATRFSRVI from the coding sequence ATGATTAAACTTCCAAAATGGGATCAAACCCTAATAAATAAATATAATGTGTCTGGCCCACGTTATACATCGTACCCCACGGCACTGTCGCTAACTGAGGGCTATCAACAGCAAGACTTACTCAGTGCGATTGAGTCATCAAACAGCCGTGCATTGTCTTTATATATACATATTCCGTTTTGTAGTCAGCTTTGTTATTACTGTGGCTGCAATAAAATTATTACTCGCCATCAGTCAAAAGCCGACACCTACCTTGATTTTTTAGCCATAGAAATTGCAGCCCAAGCGCCTCTATTTAAAGACTACACCCTAGAGCAACTACATTTAGGCGGTGGTACACCTACCTTTTTAACTACGCAGCAAATGAGCCGTTTAGTTAAACTTTTGGAGCTGCACTTTAATTTTACCGACGCCACTGAGCGTGGTATTGAAATTGACCCTCGATCGCTTGCCGATAACATGTTGGTTGATTTAAGTAACTTAGGTTTTAACCGCGTATCATTTGGTATTCAAGACTTTAATGATGAAGTGCAGCTAGCAGTAAACCGTCCGCAAAATGCCGATACAGTAAAGCAGTTAATCACCCAAGCCCGTGAATTAGGGTTTAAATCGATTAATGCCGACATGATTTACGGCCTCCCATTGCAAACGCCACAAAGCTTTAAACAAACCATAGAGCAGTTGCTTGAGCTTAGCCCTGATCGTGTTTCGGTATTTAATTACGCTCACCTTCCAGAGCGTTTTGCAGCACAACGTAAAATTAAAGATGCCGACTTACCCAGTGCACACAACAAGCTAACTATGTTTAAAAACACCTTAGAGCAAATGACTCAAGCCGGTTATCAATTTATTGGTATGGACCATTTTGCTAAAGTTAATAACGAACTCGCTGTGGCACAAAATGCGGGGCAATTACACCGTAACTTTCAAGGGTATACTACCCACGGAAACTGCGATTTATTAGGTTTAGGGGTTTCATCTATATCACAAATTGGCACTGCCATTTTACAAAATCAAAAAGAGTTAAAGCATTATTATCATAGTGTAGAAACGCAAAGCGGCTGTGCCATCACCAAAGGCATGCACTTAAGTGCCGATGATGTAATACGCGCTGATGCAATTAAACAGCTTATATGCCAGTTTGAGTTAGATATGGAGGCATTTAGTGCCAAACATGCACTTAACTTTAACCACTACTTTGCTGATGCACTAACGGCAATTGAGCCTTTAATTGCTGATGGGATGGTCACTATTGAAAATAATATGATTAGTGTCACTGCTAGAGGTAATTTATTTATTCGTATTATTTGTATGTGCTTTGACGCTCACTTACAAAAACAGCTAAATGCAACGCGTTTTTCTCGGGTTATTTAA